In a genomic window of Pseudodesulfovibrio sp. S3:
- a CDS encoding DUF5677 domain-containing protein, with translation MDKPSTRKLIKDIKHENKKLSAWLNSLKGLNHTPKTALTWAHLASLVQTSEAIITCARHKHHIVIPAIVRTAGDCVVNCRLMIDQCDDESALMGAWMEKVKFGNKITNQARQAYKAGEIRNAEEYKAVIREKMAAIQIDNTECYYEMEIDQRWKAINQEQMYHTCYSLLSSEVHSNPGALDGRHTAEIDGTPTLVWCGYEEDEAQDLLMALATFMEWANPCFQYLSDSLAKLNE, from the coding sequence ATGGACAAACCAAGCACCCGCAAACTCATCAAGGATATCAAGCACGAAAACAAGAAACTATCTGCCTGGCTTAACTCCCTTAAAGGGTTGAACCACACCCCAAAAACAGCCCTTACGTGGGCACATTTGGCAAGCCTTGTTCAGACATCCGAAGCAATTATCACATGCGCTCGGCACAAACATCACATCGTAATTCCTGCAATAGTAAGAACTGCCGGAGATTGTGTTGTCAATTGCCGCCTAATGATCGATCAATGCGACGACGAATCTGCACTTATGGGGGCGTGGATGGAAAAAGTTAAATTTGGCAACAAGATCACCAATCAGGCAAGACAGGCGTACAAAGCGGGCGAAATTAGGAACGCTGAAGAATACAAGGCCGTTATACGAGAAAAAATGGCGGCTATCCAAATCGACAACACCGAATGTTACTATGAGATGGAAATCGACCAAAGATGGAAAGCCATTAACCAAGAGCAAATGTACCATACCTGCTACTCTTTGCTCTCTAGCGAAGTCCACTCAAACCCAGGTGCTCTTGATGGACGCCATACAGCTGAAATAGACGGCACCCCAACTCTCGTTTGGTGTGGGTACGAGGAAGATGAGGCTCAAGACTTACTCATGGCTCTAGCCACATTTATGGAGTGGGCGAATCCTTGTTTCCAGTATCTTTCTGACTCGTTAGCAAAACTCAATGAGTAG
- a CDS encoding site-specific integrase, translated as MKTSEYLVNRQKFFSLAEIGQILQCCITRAEADLIRKRTTWPVRYMLVHLALRTGLRVHEIAALRVKDVQQYNAERALFVKKGKRGKPRVVYFDTKLAAHIDSFIRLKEKWGQDTDNHAPLFAGRAGKHFTPTALSISFKNAVKAAGLPDHYSIHCARHTYATHLLAKTNSLRFVQKQLGHASLNMTSLYADLLPEANQPLAELILS; from the coding sequence ATGAAAACATCAGAATATTTAGTCAATCGGCAAAAGTTCTTTTCGCTGGCCGAAATCGGTCAAATTCTCCAATGCTGCATAACCCGCGCTGAAGCAGATTTGATCCGCAAACGGACCACTTGGCCCGTCCGGTATATGCTTGTGCATTTGGCTCTCAGAACCGGACTACGTGTGCACGAGATCGCGGCCCTGAGGGTCAAAGACGTACAGCAGTACAATGCAGAGCGGGCGCTATTCGTCAAGAAGGGAAAACGGGGAAAACCGAGGGTGGTCTACTTCGATACGAAGCTTGCTGCCCATATCGACAGCTTTATCCGGCTAAAAGAGAAGTGGGGCCAGGATACAGATAACCACGCCCCTCTGTTCGCTGGACGTGCAGGAAAGCACTTCACCCCTACAGCACTCAGCATTTCTTTCAAAAACGCAGTCAAAGCCGCAGGGCTACCTGATCACTATTCCATTCATTGCGCTCGACACACATACGCCACACACTTACTAGCCAAGACGAACAGCTTGAGATTCGTCCAAAAACAACTCGGCCACGCTAGCCTGAACATGACCAGCCTCTACGCCGATTTACTGCCGGAGGCGAACCAACCCCTAGCGGAACTCATTTTGAGCTAG
- a CDS encoding sigma 54-interacting transcriptional regulator encodes MRVRDIMQAPIVSLDVNSTLRDAAFVFRHQQTQGASIVDSRGDLAGVFTHEELLQALANGASMSDTISCHAKPIFCTIRPDEDVSGIDWQGCNFLAVLDEDSVVGGMDTTTVIDSIYGAQHAERMPYQDFFHGLPAPMFLVDSHWTIGWHNVSADMLCSLDRTQLCGRTLANVLRDAGFEIEVDPVDQESIYMAWKESVRLLPMIWQVHADDSPFKFMVLLQNVQDQVIRSRELRDLRDLSKELHAIIDSSFDGFFITDGEGRALRINRAYERITGIRTDEVLGKTMGELVAAGYYNESVTLRVLQSKTTETIIQKIKNTKTIVVTGTPVMDHDGNIWRVVTNVRDVTELRNLQAELEHLSRLHTQYKKELDSLRRNVDHKPNIIIRSKRMKEVYAQATRLAKVDSTVLLLGDSGVGKEVVAALLHENSSRRDQPFVKVSCAAIPEHLLESELFGYTPGAFTGALRAGKEGLFEEADKGTIFLDEIGEMPLGLQAKMLRVLQDKTFARIGGSAPITVDVRIITATNRNLEEMVKQKLFRRDLYYRLNVVPVYIPPLRERQEAIFDFIYHFLGIFNQKHGLSKQIETDALDVLINTDWPGNVRQLENTVERLVVMAHGDLITKQDALRGIRGLDPSECPGFSSPTEGRSLRDILDETECNVLSRALQAHQSTRAMARALGIDQSTVVRKMKRHGLSTL; translated from the coding sequence ATGCGAGTTCGTGATATCATGCAAGCCCCAATCGTATCGTTGGACGTCAACTCCACGTTGAGGGATGCCGCATTTGTTTTCCGGCACCAGCAGACACAAGGTGCCAGCATAGTTGATTCCCGCGGGGACCTTGCAGGGGTGTTCACCCATGAAGAACTCCTTCAGGCCCTTGCCAACGGTGCGTCCATGTCGGATACAATCTCCTGTCATGCAAAACCCATTTTCTGCACAATACGCCCAGACGAGGACGTATCTGGAATCGACTGGCAAGGTTGCAATTTCCTTGCGGTTCTTGATGAAGATTCAGTGGTGGGCGGCATGGATACCACGACCGTCATTGATAGCATCTACGGTGCTCAGCATGCAGAGCGGATGCCGTATCAGGATTTTTTCCACGGCCTGCCCGCGCCGATGTTTCTGGTGGACAGCCACTGGACCATCGGTTGGCACAATGTGTCTGCCGACATGTTGTGCAGTCTGGACCGCACTCAGCTTTGCGGCCGAACGCTTGCGAACGTGCTGCGCGATGCAGGGTTCGAAATCGAGGTTGATCCCGTTGACCAGGAATCCATCTACATGGCCTGGAAAGAATCCGTTCGACTGTTGCCGATGATTTGGCAAGTGCATGCGGATGACAGCCCCTTCAAGTTCATGGTGCTGCTGCAGAATGTACAGGACCAAGTCATACGCTCACGTGAGCTGAGGGACTTGCGGGACTTGTCCAAAGAACTACACGCGATCATCGACTCGTCGTTTGACGGTTTTTTCATCACTGACGGCGAAGGGCGCGCCTTGCGCATAAACCGGGCCTACGAACGGATCACCGGCATCCGCACCGACGAGGTCCTCGGCAAAACCATGGGAGAGTTGGTCGCGGCAGGCTACTACAATGAATCGGTTACATTGCGCGTCTTGCAAAGCAAAACGACCGAAACCATCATTCAAAAAATCAAAAACACCAAGACTATTGTCGTCACCGGAACCCCAGTGATGGACCATGACGGCAATATCTGGCGAGTAGTCACCAATGTCCGCGATGTCACGGAGTTGCGAAACCTGCAGGCGGAGCTTGAACACCTGTCACGCCTGCATACCCAGTATAAAAAGGAACTGGATTCATTACGGCGGAACGTGGACCACAAACCGAATATCATTATCCGCTCCAAACGCATGAAGGAAGTTTACGCGCAGGCAACACGTCTGGCTAAAGTGGATTCCACGGTCTTGCTTTTGGGAGACTCCGGTGTGGGTAAAGAAGTAGTGGCCGCCCTACTTCACGAGAACAGTTCCCGAAGAGACCAGCCATTTGTAAAAGTGAGCTGTGCCGCCATCCCCGAACACCTGCTGGAGTCCGAACTATTCGGCTATACACCGGGCGCTTTTACGGGAGCCTTGCGGGCTGGCAAGGAAGGGTTGTTCGAAGAAGCCGACAAGGGCACCATTTTTCTGGATGAAATCGGCGAAATGCCTTTGGGATTGCAAGCAAAAATGCTGCGAGTACTACAAGACAAGACCTTCGCACGCATCGGCGGAAGCGCCCCGATTACCGTGGATGTCCGCATCATCACCGCCACAAATAGAAACCTTGAGGAAATGGTAAAGCAAAAACTGTTTCGCAGAGATCTATACTACCGCCTCAACGTGGTCCCCGTGTATATTCCGCCACTGCGCGAACGCCAGGAAGCCATTTTCGACTTCATCTATCATTTCCTGGGAATCTTCAACCAGAAGCACGGGTTGAGCAAACAAATAGAGACCGATGCCCTGGATGTGCTGATCAATACGGACTGGCCGGGGAATGTTCGGCAACTGGAAAATACGGTGGAACGTCTGGTCGTTATGGCTCATGGCGATCTCATCACCAAGCAGGACGCCCTTCGGGGTATCCGCGGTCTGGACCCGAGCGAATGCCCAGGTTTTTCCAGCCCCACCGAAGGCAGATCCTTGCGGGACATCCTCGATGAAACCGAATGCAACGTCCTGTCCCGTGCGCTTCAAGCACATCAAAGCACCCGGGCCATGGCCCGTGCCCTTGGAATCGATCAATCCACTGTTGTCCGCAAGATGAAACGACATGGGCTGAGCACGCTCTAG
- a CDS encoding GSU2403 family nucleotidyltransferase fold protein, which yields MKRLPIITHSLFAELVDQCRAEPRDPELWPLSGSIVTVPVDGQDHWYFQKSRRTTPGKYQQREYIGPAGDTELALKVERFEAAKTGYTSRGEIISTLKSSGVAAPTGKLANLLLGLHEAGVLEKAILVGTIAFQAYGAMLGAKFGQAAFYTMDVDMTQADAISLAVKDDSLDVPLLDILKQLDDTFSEVPGIDPRTPPVSYINKDKLRLDVLMPFSGPGRGPIHSRTLKTHGHPQRFLDFLVVDSVQTVMLVGGGALTHVPSPARFALHKLIVSQRRDSIETAKRRKDLLQAQQLIELLMEDDPDALLEAHEDLKQRGPNWNKYFRDGLNSLDNSTAKQAALSFFEE from the coding sequence ATGAAACGACTTCCCATCATAACTCACAGCCTGTTTGCCGAGCTTGTTGATCAATGCAGAGCCGAGCCCCGTGATCCTGAACTCTGGCCTTTGAGCGGCAGTATCGTCACGGTTCCCGTTGACGGCCAAGACCATTGGTATTTCCAAAAAAGCAGACGGACGACTCCGGGGAAATATCAGCAGAGGGAATACATCGGCCCCGCAGGCGACACTGAACTGGCCCTCAAGGTGGAAAGATTCGAAGCGGCCAAAACGGGCTACACAAGCCGGGGCGAAATTATCAGCACCCTCAAGTCATCTGGAGTTGCGGCCCCGACGGGCAAGCTGGCCAACCTGCTCCTGGGCCTGCATGAAGCGGGAGTGCTTGAAAAAGCCATCCTTGTCGGGACCATTGCCTTCCAAGCCTATGGCGCGATGCTGGGGGCAAAATTCGGACAGGCCGCGTTCTACACCATGGATGTGGACATGACGCAAGCCGACGCTATTTCTCTCGCCGTAAAGGACGATTCGCTTGATGTCCCACTGCTCGACATCCTCAAACAGCTTGATGACACGTTCAGCGAAGTCCCTGGAATAGACCCCAGGACGCCTCCGGTATCATACATCAACAAGGACAAGCTTCGACTTGATGTACTCATGCCCTTTTCCGGTCCTGGCCGAGGACCAATCCACTCACGAACCCTCAAAACACATGGACACCCTCAACGATTTTTGGATTTCCTCGTCGTTGATTCCGTGCAAACAGTCATGCTCGTCGGCGGTGGCGCATTAACGCACGTCCCGTCACCCGCTCGGTTCGCACTGCACAAGCTGATTGTCTCCCAACGTCGCGATTCCATAGAAACGGCCAAACGGCGCAAGGATCTGCTGCAAGCTCAACAGCTCATCGAGCTACTCATGGAAGACGATCCGGACGCCTTGCTTGAAGCACATGAGGACCTCAAGCAACGCGGCCCCAACTGGAACAAGTATTTCCGGGATGGCTTAAACTCATTGGACAACTCGACGGCCAAGCAGGCCGCACTATCGTTTTTTGAAGAATAA
- a CDS encoding helix-turn-helix transcriptional regulator, protein MPTKSLNDYSEAERTLMAEFGERVRVLREKAGLSQEGLAEEADAHRTYVSGLERGRQNISLLTMKKLAEALSVEMVELVSGL, encoded by the coding sequence GTGCCTACAAAGAGCTTGAATGATTACTCGGAAGCAGAGCGGACCCTGATGGCTGAATTTGGCGAGAGGGTACGCGTATTGAGGGAAAAGGCCGGCCTGTCTCAGGAGGGGCTAGCGGAAGAAGCTGACGCACACAGGACGTATGTCAGCGGTCTAGAACGGGGAAGGCAGAACATTTCCCTGCTGACGATGAAGAAGTTGGCAGAGGCGTTGTCGGTTGAAATGGTGGAGTTGGTTTCCGGCCTCTAG
- a CDS encoding polymorphic toxin type 44 domain-containing protein yields MSEQWVQHIGENQLVYGMPKHMSATATGKSYKTTDPDALKKYWRYHPKPKACDKCQAMNGLWFEENPGPVHPNCKCEIEVFTAYRVSGRAEAMIVPPGVDLSANIAEAKRIAKECQQKAAKEVDDFLEKANFSGVHSIDSIRAACIDELTFLYKCSWIYDNFRSEQNYDYKKEGHPEYEDFGNYHYGLYTQTMGINVTFARAAAGAWQLKKDTHEWRWYRTWFDDPRDNQMIRKGQDYPF; encoded by the coding sequence ATGTCAGAACAATGGGTTCAACACATTGGAGAAAACCAACTGGTGTACGGCATGCCTAAACACATGTCCGCGACGGCCACAGGGAAGTCCTATAAAACAACTGACCCAGATGCGCTCAAGAAATACTGGCGGTACCACCCCAAACCAAAAGCATGCGACAAGTGCCAAGCCATGAACGGACTATGGTTCGAGGAAAATCCAGGCCCTGTGCATCCAAACTGTAAATGCGAAATAGAGGTGTTCACAGCTTATAGAGTTTCTGGAAGGGCTGAAGCAATGATTGTTCCTCCCGGTGTAGATTTATCTGCCAACATTGCCGAGGCGAAGCGCATTGCAAAAGAATGCCAGCAAAAAGCCGCAAAGGAGGTTGACGACTTTCTGGAAAAGGCAAACTTCTCTGGCGTACACTCCATCGACAGCATACGGGCGGCATGTATCGACGAATTGACATTCCTCTATAAATGTTCTTGGATATACGACAATTTTCGTAGTGAACAAAACTATGACTACAAAAAAGAAGGCCACCCCGAATATGAAGACTTCGGTAATTACCACTATGGACTCTACACACAAACGATGGGCATCAATGTAACCTTTGCTCGTGCGGCAGCGGGAGCTTGGCAGTTGAAAAAAGATACCCACGAATGGAGATGGTACCGTACTTGGTTTGATGACCCCCGAGACAATCAAATGATTCGCAAAGGGCAAGATTACCCTTTTTAA